One window of Candidatus Binataceae bacterium genomic DNA carries:
- a CDS encoding NADH-quinone oxidoreductase subunit A codes for MRTWFPILITFLFGGLVVGAMISINRILGPKRPGRIKSEAFECGNPPSGSAWGRFSVRFYLTAILFLVFDVEVVFFYPWAVELRSLGLFGLAEVLVFVAILVVGLLYAWERGALDWD; via the coding sequence ATGAGAACCTGGTTTCCCATACTGATAACCTTTTTGTTCGGCGGCTTGGTCGTTGGCGCGATGATCTCGATCAATCGCATTTTGGGGCCCAAACGGCCCGGCCGCATCAAATCCGAGGCCTTTGAATGCGGTAACCCGCCCAGCGGCAGCGCCTGGGGCCGCTTCTCGGTGCGCTTTTACCTGACTGCTATTCTCTTTCTAGTCTTCGACGTGGAAGTGGTCTTTTTCTATCCTTGGGCGGTAGAGCTCCGTTCGCTCGGACTGTTTGGCCTGGCCGAAGTGCTGGTCTTCGTGGCGATTCTGGTGGTCGGCCTGCTCTACGCCTGGGAGCGCGGCGCGCTGGATTGGGATTAG
- a CDS encoding NADH-quinone oxidoreductase subunit C, whose translation MLDQLLDKIKGQIGGELACEVSHGQAIVTVERARARELFHRLRTEPQFDFNMLIDLTAVDWLGREPRFEVIYQLKSLSHNLRLRVKVPIASDDAWVDSMIDEWKSADWLERECYDMFGIQFKGHPDLRRILLYDSFQGHPLRKDYPYNRRQPIVPEVDPIATPLPPSR comes from the coding sequence GTGTTAGACCAGCTCTTGGATAAGATTAAGGGGCAGATCGGTGGCGAGTTGGCTTGCGAAGTCAGCCACGGCCAGGCGATCGTGACCGTCGAACGGGCCCGTGCGCGCGAGTTGTTCCATCGGCTGCGGACCGAACCCCAATTCGACTTCAACATGCTGATCGATCTGACCGCGGTGGACTGGCTAGGGCGCGAGCCACGCTTTGAGGTCATCTACCAGCTAAAGTCGCTAAGCCACAACCTGCGCTTACGCGTCAAGGTGCCCATCGCGAGCGACGACGCCTGGGTCGACAGCATGATCGATGAATGGAAGTCGGCGGACTGGCTGGAGCGGGAATGCTACGACATGTTCGGCATCCAGTTCAAAGGCCATCCCGACCTGCGCCGCATCCTGCTTTACGACAGTTTTCAAGGCCATCCACTGCGCAAGGATTACCCCTATAACCGCCGCCAACCGATCGTGCCCGAAGTCGATCCCATCGCGACTCCGCTTCCGCCCTCGCGCTAA